A stretch of Apostichopus japonicus isolate 1M-3 chromosome 9, ASM3797524v1, whole genome shotgun sequence DNA encodes these proteins:
- the LOC139973961 gene encoding uncharacterized protein isoform X1, which yields MEIWHALVYVCVSVIYFGCWIENCYGLENSTDYESSTDVFYTEIVTELVTEIDDFVTSENTTVTPKYRGSSSSVPTNREPSEPKDDDTPVRVKNRPIRDGDAGLWIAIAVVCIAAIVVVFLLLASVVLRWRRAEESSYNLERSENDHTNPAFEAGEIAGLEPANGMHEVSIGLTTFADEESKSVL from the exons ATGGAGATTTGGCACGCGTTAGTATATGTCTGTGTCTCTGTGATATATTTTGGATGCTGGATCGAAAATTGTTATGGATTAGAAAACAGTACAG aCTATGAATCGAGTACGGATGTATTTTACACAGAGATAGTGACCGAATTAGTAACGGAAATAGATGATTTCGTTACGTCAGAAAATACCACGGTTACCCCGAAATATAGAG GCTCTTCATCGTCCGTGCCTACAAATAGGGAACCATCAGAACCAAAAGATGATGACACTCCAGTCAGAGTAAAAAATCGCCCCATAAGAGATGGCGACG CTGGCTTATGGATCGCTATAGCAGTCGTCTGTATTGCAGCTATCGTCGTTGTATTCCTTTTGTTGGCCTCGGTCGTTTTGCG TTGGAGGCGGGCTGAAGAGTCGTCCTACAACTTAGAGCGAAGTGAAAACGACCATACAAATCCCGCATTCGAGGCAGGTGAAATCGCAGGGCTGGAACCGGCGAATGGAATGCACGAAGTTTCTATTGGTTTAACGACATTTGCAGATGAGGAATCCAAATCGGTTCTCTAA
- the LOC139973961 gene encoding uncharacterized protein isoform X2: MEIWHALVYVCVSVIYFGCWIENCYGLENSTDYESSTDVFYTEIVTELVTEIDDFVTSENTTVTPKYRAGLWIAIAVVCIAAIVVVFLLLASVVLRWRRAEESSYNLERSENDHTNPAFEAGEIAGLEPANGMHEVSIGLTTFADEESKSVL, translated from the exons ATGGAGATTTGGCACGCGTTAGTATATGTCTGTGTCTCTGTGATATATTTTGGATGCTGGATCGAAAATTGTTATGGATTAGAAAACAGTACAG aCTATGAATCGAGTACGGATGTATTTTACACAGAGATAGTGACCGAATTAGTAACGGAAATAGATGATTTCGTTACGTCAGAAAATACCACGGTTACCCCGAAATATAGAG CTGGCTTATGGATCGCTATAGCAGTCGTCTGTATTGCAGCTATCGTCGTTGTATTCCTTTTGTTGGCCTCGGTCGTTTTGCG TTGGAGGCGGGCTGAAGAGTCGTCCTACAACTTAGAGCGAAGTGAAAACGACCATACAAATCCCGCATTCGAGGCAGGTGAAATCGCAGGGCTGGAACCGGCGAATGGAATGCACGAAGTTTCTATTGGTTTAACGACATTTGCAGATGAGGAATCCAAATCGGTTCTCTAA